From Micromonospora echinospora:
GTGCCGCCGGTGGTGACCGAACCCGGGACGCCCGCGCCGGGGTTGCCGCCCGGGGCGCCGGCGCCCGGGGTGCCCTCACCCGGCGTGCCGCTGGTGGGTGCCGTGTGGTGCACGCCCGACGTGGTGGCGGTGGCGCTCGCCCCCGGGCCGAAACTGCCCAGGTTCGGGCCGGACGACGGCGTCTTGACCGAGGGGCCGTTCTGCAACGTCGGGTCACCGTTGCTGGTGTTGCCCGGCAGCTCGACCTCGGGCGGGTCCGGCACGACGATCCGGCCGTACGCCGAGAAGTCGTAGCCCTCGGCGAGCTTCGCCACGACCTGCACCATCCGCTGGTGCGCCTTCTCCTGCTCGGCCTTGTCCTGCTGGTGGCCGACGATCCCACCGATCACCGCGCCGGGGGCGCCGCCGAGCAGGAAGCCCTTGCCGGCGCTGGAGAGCAGCTTGTCGTTGTCGTCGGTCTTCTCCGGGCTCTCCGCCTTGGTCTGCGCGGCCCGCAGCTCGCTGGACATCATGTCGAGGCCCTGCCGGATGCCGGTCATGCCCTCGGCGAGGTTGCCGGAGTAGCGCACGACCATGTCGAGCCGCCTGGTGAACTCGCGCGCGGCGTCGCCCGTCCAGCTCTTGGACAGCGCCTCCAGGTCGGCGGTGAGGTCGCGGCTGAGGTCGTCGAGCGTGCCCTTGAGGGAGGTCCACTGGGCGCTGAGCGCCTCGACCTGCCTCGGGTCGCCGGCGTTGACGCCCTGGTAGAGCTCCTCGTGGCTGACGTGCTCGTAGCGCCGGGTGTACTCAGACACGCGGGTCCTCCTTCGGCTGCTTCATCGCCTCGTTCAGCCCCGAGAGGGCGGCGGCGATGTCGGCCGCGGCGGCGGCGTTGCGGGCCTCGGCGGTCTTGTAGTTCGTCATGATCTTGTGGGTCGCCTCGCGGGCGGCCAGGATCGCCCGGCGCAGCCGGTCGACGTGGTTGACGTAGCTCTGGTGCGTCTCGGAGTAGCGACGTGCGTTGTCGGTCGCGTCGGTGAACGTGCCGAGCGCAGGCGGGCGGCACTGCATCTGGGTGTTGAGCTTGCGCAACACCGACTCCGCATCGTGCAGGCGCCGCTCAAGTCGCTGGTGGAAGTCCTCCAGGGACAGTACGTCTACTGTCGTGCGACCCGTCATGGCTGTATCCCCGTAGTCATCGTCGATAACCTTCGCCGCACTCAGGTTAGTCGAAACGCGCCAACCCGGGCGACCCGTGACAGCTTCCATCCACATCGGATCCCGGAAGGGCCGGTCAACCGCCCTGGACCTGGGCCGCCGCGCCGCCGGTGGAGGGGCTCGCGGTGGGCGCCGGCGGGGACGAGGCATCGAAGTACGCCATCGCGTCGCCCCGGGACAGCGTCGGCCCGGTCGGCACCAGCGCCAGCAGCGAGGCGGGTACGGCCACCGGCGTGACTTCGCCGTACCCGAGGGCGCTCTTCGCGTCGCCACCGGCGGTGCCGAGCGGATAGCGGATGCCCTGGGCGGTGATCAGGTAGACCGTCGACCCGGCCGCAGGCTTGCCGCTCTCCCCGGCGGTGGCCTGTGCCAGCACGCCCTTGCCGCCGGGCAGCAGCACGTTCTCGGCGGTGCGTACCGCGTCCCGGCCGCCCTGCCGCGACGGCATCGCGGTCGCCCCGGTCAGCTCGGCCGGCGGGGAGTCGAAGACCTCCAGCGTGGTGGTCGGCGGCTGGCCGGCCGGGCCGGGCCGGTAGGTGGCGCAGAGCACGGTGCGCCCCGGGCGGACCTCGTGCGGCGTCGGCAGCCGGGCGGGCAGGCCGTCCGGCTCCAGCCGCTGGTCGGTGAGGAGTCGGCCCGCCTCGTCGGGAGTGATCTGCGTCACCTCGCCGCCCCGGCCGAGCAGCAGCAACGCGGTGACCTCCCGGACCGTTGCCAGGCCCTGCCGGGTGAGCACGTAGTACTGGCCGGCCGCCTGGTAGACCTGGCCGATCCGGGCCGGCCGGCCGGCGACGGCGAGCCCGCTCGGGCCGCCGTCCCCGTCGATAGTGGGCTTGCGCAGCACCGGGCCCACCGGCACCGCGTTCAGCAGCTGCTGCCCGACGGTGAGGTTCGTGACGCCGGCCATCTTCAACGCCACGAGCGCCTGGTCGTCGCCGGCGACGCGCAGCCGCGAGCCGCCGGTGAGCAGGTAGCGGGCCTCGCCGGTGCGCACCACGACGGCCCGGTCGGTGAGCGCGGTGCCACCGGGCAGCGTCCGGTCGATCACCAGGTGCGTGGTGGAGCGCTGCGTGTCGTTCGGGTCGGGCACGTCGCACACCGACCAGGGGAGCCCGACCAGGGACTTGCGGTCCGGCAGGTCGTCCGGGGCGCCCACGATGCCGACCAGCCGGCCGCGCGGCCGGTCCTTGATGGACGCCTGGGACATGGTGCGCGGCTTCGCCGCCGCGTCGTTGACGATCAGCCGGGCCGAGGCGTAGTTGAGCGTCGGGCGCAGCACCCGGTCCTCGCCGAAGTAGTACGTCGCGCCGGTCTCCCGCTCGATCACCAGCGTGTTCGGCTCCAGCGGCGCCGAGTTGCTGGTGAGCTGCCCGTACGCGCCCACCCCGCCGAGCACCACGGCCGCCGCGATCACGCTGCCGAACACCGCCATGCCGAGGCGGCGCATCGGCAGGTCGTTGGTCTCCGGATCACCCGACAGCAACGCCGAGACGATGCGGCGGGTGACGAAGCGGTACGCCTGCACCTGATCGCGGCGGGTCCGCATGACTAACCTCCGGCGGGGGTGGGTCCACGACGACAGGGCCGAGCGGCGCCGCGGGCTTCCCTACGATAAGGGGCCGCCGGGGGTGCGCCGGACCCCGTCCACCGCCCGAACGCCGCACCCCGCCGGCGGACGCCCAGGATGTCCAGAAGGGACGCTCACCGATGACGCAGCTGCAGGCGCCACCCGGTCGTACGGCCACCGCCCCCGCCGTACCGGCGGACCGGCCGGTCACCCCGGCCGACAAGCGCCGCCGGGGCCGGCTCGGCCCGGTCGTGGTCGGCCAGCTCGTCGTGGTGGAGTGCGCCGCGCTCGCGGTCTGGTTCGCCACCGCCGGCCCGGCCTGGCTGCTCGGGATGGTGGGCGTACTGGCGCTGCTCGCCGTGACTGCCGCGTTCGCCCGTCGGGGCGGTCGCTGGTGGTACGAGGACCTGATGCTCCGCCGCCGGCTGCGCCGCCGCCGCGACCGGGCCCGGGGCGCGACGCCCGGCGGCGACCCCCGGCTGGCCGCGCTCGCCCCGGAACTGACCGTGGTGGAGCTGACCGAGCGCGGCACCCGCCTCGGCATCGGGCAGGACGACAGGGGATGGTTCGCCGCGCTGGCGCTCACCGGCCGGCCCGGCGCGCCCGCGGGCTCGATCGAGGCCGCCGTGGTGGACCGCGCGCTCGCCGTGCTCGCCGACTTCTCCGGCCCGGTCACCCAGACCCAGGTCGTCTCGCACACCCTGGTCTGGTACCCGGCCCCCGGTGCGCCGCCGTCGGCGCACCGGACCGTGTGGGTGGCGCTGCGCCTGTCGGTGGCCGACGCGCGGGCCGAGACGGTGAGCCGGGGCGGCGGCCTGCGCGGCGTGCACCGGACGGTGGCGGCCGGGGTGGGCCGGCTCGGCAAGGCGCTCAACGCCGCCGGTCTCGGCCACCGCGTGCTCGGCCGGGACGAGCTGCACGCGGCGGTGGTGTCCGGGGCCGGGCTCGACCTGGCGCCGGAGTCCCCGGTGGAGACGTGGACAAGCGTGCGCGGGGGCGGCTGGACGCAGCGCTGCCTGGCCCTGCGGGTACGCCCCAACGGCTCGCTCGGCGCGCTCGTGGACGCGGTCACCGCCACCTCCGCGCCCTCGCACACGGTCGCCGCGGTGGTGCTCCCGGGCGGCCGGCGGGTGCCGCCGCTGCTGCGGGTGGCGGCCATGGACGGGCACGCCGAGGCGCTGGTGAAGGCGGTCCGGGACATGGCCGGGCGCGTCGGTGTGCCGGCCCGCCCGCTGGACGGCCAGCACGGTCCCGGCGTCTACGCGACCGCGCCGGTCGGCACCGCGATGGGTACCGTCACGGTCGAAGGTTGACGATCCAGCCGTACATGCCGCACACCCAGACGGCGAGCGGCACCAACGCGATGATCAGCAGGATCTCCACGATGTCCAGGACCCGGCCCCAGACCGGCGAGATCCGCTTGCCGGCCACGGTCAGGCCGTAGACCAGGCTGATCACGGCCACCACGGCCAGGCCGCCGAGGATCAGACCGAGCCGTACCGCCAGCGAGCCGGCGGCGAACACTGCGGCGGCGACCAGCCCCAGGCCGACGGTGCCGGACAACAGCACCGGCGTGCGCTGCCCGCGGCTGAGGAACGGGCGCGCCCGCAGCAGCGACAGCAGCGCCAGCACCATGCAGAGCAGGACCGCCGGCAGGCGGCCGTCCTCGGCCAGCACCACCTCGCCGCCGAGCACCAGCAGCGAGACGGTCCAGAGCAGGCCGGTGAGGAACCCGTCGGCGCGCTCGCTGTTGCGCAGCACCGACGGCCCGTCCACCGACTCGGTGTCCGTCTTCAGGTCGTCCGGTCCGGTGGGAATGGACGGCACCGGCAGCCGGGCGAGGCGGTAGGCGAGCATCGGCAGCGCCGGCAGCGCGCCGAAGGCGACGGTCGCCACCACGGCCGCCGAGGCCGCCGCGTCGATGTCGAAGGCCAGGCTGAGCACCGCGCCGAGGCCGACCGCCGCCCCCACGCCGACCGCGCCGAGGAACAGCGGCAGGCGGTCGCCGACGGCGAGCGCGGCGATCGCGCCGAACACCACCACGGCGGTGCCGGCGAGCAGGACGTGCGGGCTGGCCAGCTCGCCGAGCGTGCGGTCCCCGGCGAGCACGAGCAGGCCGCCGACGCCCGCGTAACCGACCCCGACCAGGGCCAGCACCGCGCCGGTGCGACTGTCGCCGGCCGCCCGGGACAGCACCG
This genomic window contains:
- a CDS encoding WXG100 family type VII secretion target is translated as MSEYTRRYEHVSHEELYQGVNAGDPRQVEALSAQWTSLKGTLDDLSRDLTADLEALSKSWTGDAAREFTRRLDMVVRYSGNLAEGMTGIRQGLDMMSSELRAAQTKAESPEKTDDNDKLLSSAGKGFLLGGAPGAVIGGIVGHQQDKAEQEKAHQRMVQVVAKLAEGYDFSAYGRIVVPDPPEVELPGNTSNGDPTLQNGPSVKTPSSGPNLGSFGPGASATATTSGVHHTAPTSGTPGEGTPGAGAPGGNPGAGVPGSVTTGGTVDPAGTSLAGAGPLTSTTGGPTIGGGPGLGSGGGPATMTAGGGGGALYGAPGVLSTGALAGTGPNSASAARFGGVPGAENRAAAGTGRLTSGRGLVVESGGKAGERAGGTGRPAMAGRGGVLGGRGSHGDDESDGRLTWLTEDEMVWGDGDGAPPPVLGGN
- the eccB gene encoding type VII secretion protein EccB, with protein sequence MRTRRDQVQAYRFVTRRIVSALLSGDPETNDLPMRRLGMAVFGSVIAAAVVLGGVGAYGQLTSNSAPLEPNTLVIERETGATYYFGEDRVLRPTLNYASARLIVNDAAAKPRTMSQASIKDRPRGRLVGIVGAPDDLPDRKSLVGLPWSVCDVPDPNDTQRSTTHLVIDRTLPGGTALTDRAVVVRTGEARYLLTGGSRLRVAGDDQALVALKMAGVTNLTVGQQLLNAVPVGPVLRKPTIDGDGGPSGLAVAGRPARIGQVYQAAGQYYVLTRQGLATVREVTALLLLGRGGEVTQITPDEAGRLLTDQRLEPDGLPARLPTPHEVRPGRTVLCATYRPGPAGQPPTTTLEVFDSPPAELTGATAMPSRQGGRDAVRTAENVLLPGGKGVLAQATAGESGKPAAGSTVYLITAQGIRYPLGTAGGDAKSALGYGEVTPVAVPASLLALVPTGPTLSRGDAMAYFDASSPPAPTASPSTGGAAAQVQGG
- a CDS encoding type VII secretion protein EccE — its product is MTQLQAPPGRTATAPAVPADRPVTPADKRRRGRLGPVVVGQLVVVECAALAVWFATAGPAWLLGMVGVLALLAVTAAFARRGGRWWYEDLMLRRRLRRRRDRARGATPGGDPRLAALAPELTVVELTERGTRLGIGQDDRGWFAALALTGRPGAPAGSIEAAVVDRALAVLADFSGPVTQTQVVSHTLVWYPAPGAPPSAHRTVWVALRLSVADARAETVSRGGGLRGVHRTVAAGVGRLGKALNAAGLGHRVLGRDELHAAVVSGAGLDLAPESPVETWTSVRGGGWTQRCLALRVRPNGSLGALVDAVTATSAPSHTVAAVVLPGGRRVPPLLRVAAMDGHAEALVKAVRDMAGRVGVPARPLDGQHGPGVYATAPVGTAMGTVTVEG
- the eccD gene encoding type VII secretion integral membrane protein EccD is translated as MATKTATGGLSRITIVAPRTRMDLALPSDVPLADLLPTLLRYAGEDLADEGVRHGGWSLSRLGGQPLDGGRTAAQLGVRDGEVLYFNPRAATAPEIVFDDVVDAVATSTTQRAGAWQVGTTRTFAVLLAASALAAGAVAALLTGPPQLPGAAAAFVVAVALLVGAAVLSRAAGDSRTGAVLALVGVGYAGVGGLLVLAGDRTLGELASPHVLLAGTAVVVFGAIAALAVGDRLPLFLGAVGVGAAVGLGAVLSLAFDIDAAASAAVVATVAFGALPALPMLAYRLARLPVPSIPTGPDDLKTDTESVDGPSVLRNSERADGFLTGLLWTVSLLVLGGEVVLAEDGRLPAVLLCMVLALLSLLRARPFLSRGQRTPVLLSGTVGLGLVAAAVFAAGSLAVRLGLILGGLAVVAVISLVYGLTVAGKRISPVWGRVLDIVEILLIIALVPLAVWVCGMYGWIVNLRP